GCCGGACGACGCCGACGCGCGCGCCGCGATCACCGCGGCCGTCGACCAGCTCGACGCCGGCGAGGCCCGCGTCGCCTTCATCGACCCCGCGACCGACGAGGTCGTCGTGGACGAGCGCGCGAAGCGGTCGATCCTGCTCAGCTTCAAGGTGCTCGGCATGGTGCGTTCGCAGGTCGGCGACTTCCAGTACCACGACCGGATCCCGCTGAAGAGCCGCCTGGACGGCGTCCGCGTGGTGCCGGGCGCGATCGCCCGCTGGGGCGCCTACCTCGCGCCGGGCGTGGTGCTGATGCCGTCCTTCACCAACTTCGGCGCCTACGTCGACTCCGGCACCATGGTCGACACCTGGGCCACCGTGGGGTCGTGCGCGCAGATCGGCAAGAACGTCCACCTGTCCGGCGGCGTCGGCATCGGCGGCGTGCTGGAGCCGCCGAACGCCAAGCCCGTCATCGTCGAGGACGAGGCCATGATCGGCAGCCGCTCGATGATCGTCGAGGGCGCGCGGGTCGGCAAGGGCGCGGTCGTCGGCTCGGGCACGAACCTGTCGGCGTCCATGCCCGTCATCGACGTGGAGACCGGCGAGGAGATCAGCCGGGGCCGCATCCCCGACTGGTGCGTCGCCGTCGGCGGCACCCGCACCAAGGAGTTCAAGGGCGGCACGTTCGGCCTCCCCGCCGTCCTCATCCTCAAGCGCCTCGAAGAGGGACAGCGGCACAACAAGGCGGAGCTGAACGACATCCTGCGCGACCACGGCCTCGGCTGACCCCGGGGCTTGTCGGCGGGGCGGAGTAGGTTGCGGCGGCATGACACGCACCACTCCGCCGCGTCCCGTGGACATCGCGGCGGTCTTTCCGGAGATCGCCCCGTTCGCCCGGTCGGCCACTCGCCTGCACCCGCGTCCCGGCACGCCCGGGGTGCACGACAGCTCGGTCGGCGGGCCGCTCCGGTGGCCCGCGGACGAGCCGTGGCCGGTCTGCGCGGAGCCGCACGACGACTCCGGCGGCTTCTTCCAGTCCGTGGACGCCGAGCGGCGGCGAAGGAAGATCCACGCGGCGCGTCCGGCCGGTGCCGACTTCACGCCCGAGCAGCGGGCGGAGCTCGCGCGCCTCGGCGAGCTGGACGCGAAGGCCGACTCCACGTCGCCCGCCACGATGATGGCCGTCGCGCAGCTCTACCTGAAGGACGTCCCGGGCCTCGCGGGGCCGCCGGGCGCGGACGTCCTGCAGGTGCTGTGGTGCCCGCGCGATCACCGGCCGCACCACTGCCCGGCGCCGATGCTGCGCTGGCGCCGCTCGACCGACGTGACCGACGTGGTCGCCCCGCAGCCGGAACCCGAGGTGATGTCGGAGGACATGTACCTCCCCGAGCCCTGCGTGCTGCACCCGGAACAGGTCGTCGAGTACCCGTACCGCGACTTCCTGCCGGACGATCTGCAGGAGCGGATCTCCGCGTGGGAGGAGACGAACAGGCCGTCGTACCAGTACGAGCTGTCGCTCGCCCCCGGCTGGAAGGTGGGCGGTCACGCGTCCTGGAGCCTCGGCGGCGCCAAGCCGCCGACCTGCGGCGACTGCGACGCCGCCATGGACATGCTCCTGTCGATCGACTCCGGCGAGTGGGACGACGAGTGCGGTCCCGACGGCGAGGGGTCCTGGTGTCCCCTGGAGGACGACGGGAGCCGCGAGTACGACCCGACGAAGGTGCAGATCGGCCGCGGCTACGCGCTGTACGTCTTCACGTGCCCGACATCGTTCGACCATCCGCCGAAGACGGTCCAGCAGTGACGTTCAGGGGGTGCGGGGTCAGGACGGCGAGGGCGGCGGCGTAGCCGGAGCCGAGTGACAGGTCGGCCAGCCGGACGGGCGAGACGGCCGCGTCGTCGTCCCAGGACAGGACCTCCGGGGCGTCGCCGGGTGCGGAGAGGTGAATGGCGCTCATGGGGGCCGCCAGGCCGTGGCCCGTCGCCTTCAGGATGGACTCCTTGCGGCTCCAGTAGACATGGAACGCGCGTTTGCGGTCGCCGGGCGGCAGCGCGGCGAAGGTTTCGCGTTCGGGGGCGGACAGCACCATCTCGGCGAGCCGGTCGATGTCGCGGTCGCTCTCGCGCTCGACGTCCACGCCGACCACGGCGCCCTCGACCAGGGCGAGGACGACGCGGTCGCCGGAGTGCGACAGCGAGAAGTCGATCGCGTGGCCGGGCAGGCGCGGCTTGCCGTGGTCGCCGGCGCAGTGCGGGCACTCGGTCGTGAAGGTGATCGACTCGGGGGCCAGGCCGGTGCGTTCGGCGAGGACGGTCCGGGCGAGGAAGCGGCCGGTGACGAAGCGGGCCTTGTCCTCGGGACGGACGAAGCGGTCGTGGCGGGCGAGCTCGGCGGCGTCCAGAAGGTCGCGCATGTGCGGTTCGTCGGTGGGCGTCGCCCACTCGACCAGTACGGGCATCTCCACGCCGGTGATCCTATGCCGCGTACGCTTGACGGCCATGCGGCTTGATCTGTTCTCGGACGTGACGGACCTGACGGCGGCGATCGTCGACATCGAGTCGGTGAGCGGCGCGGAGGGGCCGCTCGCCGACGCGGTCGAGGCGGCGCTGCGGGCGTTGCCGCACCTCACGGTGGAGCGCGCCGGGCACAACGTCGTGGCCCGCACCGAACTTGGGCGCGCGGAACGCGTCGTCCTGGCCGGGCACCTCGACACCGTGCCGCTGAACGGCAACCTGCCGTCCCGCGTCGACGGCGACCGGCTGTACGGGTGCGGCACCACCGACATGAAGAGCGGCGTCGCCGTCGCGCTTAAGCTCGCGGCGACCGTCCCCGAGCCGACGCGCGACATCACGTACGTGTTCTACGAGTGCGAGGAGATCGAGGCCGAGCGCAACGGGCTGCGGCGGCTCGCCGCCGAACGTCCCGAGCTGCTCGCCGGCGACTTCGCCGTCCTGATGGAGCCGACGGGCGCGCTCATCGAGGGCGGGTGCCAGGGCACCCTCCGCGTGGAGGTCACGGCCACGGGGGAGAGGGCCCACAGCGCGCGCGCCTGGATGGGCTCGAACGCGATCCACTCCGCCGGACGGATCCTGGACGTGCTCCGCGCGTACGAGCCGACGCGCCCGGTCGTGGACGGGCTCGAGTACCACGAGGGGCTGAACGCGGTGTTCGTCCGGGGCGGCGTCGCGGGGAACGTCATCCCGGACGAGTGCGTCGTGACGGTGAACTACCGGTTCGCGCCCGACAAGTCCCTCGATGACGCGGAAGCGTACGTTCGAGACATCTTCGACGGCTTCGCGGTGAAGGTGACGGACGCGTCGCCCGCCGCGCGTCCCGGGCTGACGCACCCGGCGGCGGACGCGTTCGTCCGCGCGAGCGGCGCGGAGGTCCGCGCCAAGCTCGGCTGGACCGACGTCGCGCGCTTCGCGGAGCTGGGCGTCCCGGCCGTCAACTACGGGCCGGGGGAGCCGACCCTCGCGCACACGAAGGACGAGTACGTCGAAATCCCCCTGATCGCCGACTGCGAACACCGCATGCGCGCCTGGCTCACCACCTGACCCGGTCCCGCACCGCCCCGCTCGCCCGGCCCCACTGACCCCGGCCTCGCACGGCACAGGGCATTCGGGCGCCCGATATCCGGAGGGCGCGGGTGCTGGACGACCCTGCACTTGGACGGTCGGCACCCGGACTGCCCGACGCCCGGCGCCGGGATGTCGGGAGCCGGGGGTGCCGGAGGGGCGTACGCGTCGGGCGGGGTCAGGTGTGCAGGCCCTGGAGGAAGACGTCGGCGTAGAGGCGGCGTTCGTCCGGGCCGGCGAGGGAGACCGTCATCGCCAGGCCGCACATCAGGGTGCGGAACTCGCGGAGGCCGACGTCGGCGCGGAGCGTCCCGGCGGCGTGGGCGCGGGCGAGCAGCCGGGTCGCGTTGTCGTGCAGTTCGCGGTTCTGGTGGCCGGTGTTCTCGTCGAACAGCAGGCCGATGTCGCCGAACACCATGCGCAGGCCCCGGTTGCGGGCCATCACCTCGGCGCTGAGCCGGACGAAGTGCGCCAGCCCCTCCCACGGGTCGTCGATCCGCAGCGCCTCGGCGGCGTTGGCGGCGCCGTCGGCGAGCCACTCGTCGATCAGTTCGTCGACGAGCGCCTGCTTGGTGGGGAAGTGGCGGTAGATCGTTCCGACGCCGACGCCGGCGCGGCGGGCGATGTCCTCCATCTGGACTTCGGCGCCGCCCTCCTCGAACGCGACGCGCGCGGCGTCCAGGACGCGCCGGCGGTTGCGGCGCGCGTCCGCCCGCATCGGGCGCGGCTCGGCGGTGCTGGTCATCGCCCCCAGTGAACCACGGATTGACAAGCGGAATCCAGCTTCCGTATCTTCCCGGACCGTAAGCGGAACCGGAATTCGACTTCCAGATAGGAGCCGCGCATGGCCGCACGGCATCGGGGGCTCGCGCTCGCCCTGCTCACCTCGGTCCAGTTCGTCCTGGTCCTGGACGCCTCGATCGTCAACATCGCGCTGCCGTCCATCGGCCGCGACCTGCACTTCGACCAGGCCGACCTGTCCTGGGTCGCCAACGCCTACACGCTCGCGTTCGGCGGGTTCCTGCTGTTCGGCGGGCGGGTCGCCGACCTGGTCGGCCGCCGCCGGATGTTCCTGGCCGGATTGGCGCTGTTCACCGCCACCTCGCTCATCGGCGGCCTCGCCCCGAACGCCGGGACGCTCGTCGCCGCGCGGGCGGCCCAGGGCGTCGGCGCCGCGCTGGCCGCCCCCGCGGCGCTCGCGCTGATCATGACGCTGTTCGCGCCCGGCCCCGAGCGCAACCGGGCGCTCGGCCTGTTCGGCGCCGTCGCGGGCGCGGGCGGGGCCGCGGGCGCCATCCTCGGCGGGCTGCTCACCGACTGGTTCGGCTGGGCGGCGGTGCTGTACGTCAACGTCCCGATCGGCGTCGCGGCCATCGCGCTGGCGCCCGTCCTGCTGCCCGAGGCGCGGGACGAACGGGTCCGCGGCTTCGACCTGACCGGCGCCGCCGCGGTGACCGGCGGGCTCGCGCTGCTCGTCTACACGCTGGTGGACGCGAACGAGGCGGGCTGGACGTCCGCGCGGACGCTCGGGCTCGGCGGCGGGGCCGCCGTGCTGCTGGCGGCGTTCGTCGCGGTGGAGGCGCGGGTGCGGCACCCGCTCGTCCCGCTCGGGATCTTCCGGAACCGGTCGCTGACCGGCGGGAACCTCGCGGCCGTCCTGATGACGATGGCGATCTTCCCGATGTTCTACGTCATGACCCTCTACCTGCAGCAGGTCAAGGGCTACGAGCCGGTGAAGGCGGGGGTGGCGCAGCTGCCGGTGGCGATCGCGATCGGCGCCGGCTCGGCGATCGGCTCGCGCCTCATCACCCGGTTCGGGCCCCGGGTCCCGGTGGGCGCCGCGCTTGCCGTGGCCGCGTGCGGGCTCGCCTGGTTCTCCCGGATGTCGGCGACCGGCCACTACGCGGCCGAGGCGCTCGGCCCGGCCGTCGTGATGGGCCTCGGCGCCGGCGTGGTCTTCGTCGGCACCGCCATCGCCGCGACCGCCGGGGCGTCGGCGGACGAGTCGGGACTCGCGTCCGGCCTGATCAACACCGCCCAGCAGGTCGGCGGCGCGGTCGGTCTCGCCCTCGTGGTGGCGGTCTCCGCCCATGTCACCGAGGGCGCGTTCGCGGACGGCGAGCACGTCCTCGGCGTCGCGCTGAACGAGGGCTTCCGGGCGGGCATGCTCACCGCCGCGGGCGTCGCGCTCCTCGCCGCGGCGGCCGCGCTGGCGCTCGTTCCCGGCCGGACGGCGAACCAGGGCGCGCGGGAGGAGGAAAGTGTGCCTTCGGAGAAGGTAGGCCACTCGTAAAAAGCGGGAGGTGGCGGGCCCCGCCGCGCGGTTACGGTGGGGCCATGACATCCGAAGACGAACGCCGATCCCGGCGGCAGGGACCCGCCATGCTCCGCGGGCGCGCCGTCCCGCCGACGACCACCGACCAGCGGCTGCTCGACGCGCGCGGCCCGGCCGACTGGGTGCACGCCGACCCGTGGCGGGTGCTGCGCATCCAGGCCGAGTTCGTCGAGGGGTTCGGGCTGCTCGCGGAGCTGCCGAAGGCGGTCAGCGTCTTCGGCAGCGCCCGCACCAAGCCCGGGACGCCCGAGTACGAGCTGGCCGTCGACATCGGCGCCCGGCTGCACGACGCCGGGTACGCGGTGATCACCGGGGGCGGCCCGGGGATCATGGAGGCGGCGAACAAGGGCTGCGACGAGAACGGCGGCCTCTCGGTCGGGCTCGGGATCGAGCTGCCCTTCGAGCAGAAGCTGAACGACCACATCGACATCGGCCTCGAGTTCCGGTACTTCTTCGTCCGCAAGACGATGTTCGTGAAGTACTCGCAGGCGTTCGTGGTCCTCCCGGGCGGGTTCGGGACGCTCGACGAGCTGTTCGAGGCGATCACGCTCGTCCAGACCAAGAAGATCACCCGGTTCCCGATCGTGCTCGTCGGCACCGAGTTCTGGGGCGGGCTGCTCGACTGGGTCCGCGCCACGATGCTGCCGTCCGCGAAGATCTCCCCCGAGGACATGGACCTGATCCACCTCACCGACGACCCCGACGAGGTCGTCAAGGTGGTCATCGACGCCCACATCGAGCAGGAACGCCTCATGCAGGAGCGGGCCGCGGTGGAGGAGAACGCGGAGCAGGGAGTGGACGGCACGTGAGCGACTCACTCGCGGTCTGCGTCTTCTGCGCGTCCAGCAGCAAGATCGACCCCCGGTTCCTCGACCTGGCGGCCGAGGCCGGTGCCGAGCTGGCGCGGCGCGGCCACAGCCTGGTCAGCGGCGGCGCCCGGGTGTCGTGCATGGGCGCCGTGGCGCGCGCCGCGCGGGCCGGCGGCGCCCGCAGCGTCGGCGTGATCCCCGAGGGCCTGGTCGACCTGGAGGTCTCCGACGAGGACAACGACGAGCTGATCGTCACCCTCGACATGCGCACCCGCAAGGGCGAGATGGACCGCCGCAGCGACGCGTTCCTCGTCCTGCCCGGCGGCATCGGGACGCTCGAGGAGCTGTTCGAGATCTGGACGGCCCGCACCCTCGGCATGCACGACAAGCCGATCGTGATCCTCGACCCCGTCGGCGTCTACGAGCCGCTGCGCGAGCTGATGAAGGGCCTCGCGGAGCACGGCTTCACCCGTCCGAAGACGTTCGACGCGGTCAGCTGGGCGTCGACCGTCCCGGAGGCGTTCGACCTGCTGGAACGCTCCCAGGTCCGGATCGAGGCCACCCCCGAGGACTACGCGGAGGCCGAGCTGTAGAACGTCCGCAGGCCCCGGCAGGGGCCCGCCCGGGGCCGGATCCGGCCCCGGGCGCGTGATCTCCGCAGGGAGGGAAGGAGCCCCTGCGGAGGTGGCTTCTTGAACGGCGTGACCAGGGTGAAGGGACGTACGGCGTCGCGCGCGGCGGCGTGCGCGGTCGCGGGCGGATTGCTGCTCGCCGGGTGCTCCGGCGGGGAGGACGGCGGCGGCGACGCGACGCCCGCGGCCGCGGGCACGCCGGTCCCGGCGACGGGAGCGGCGGCGAGCCTGCAGCAGCAGTACCAGCGGATCGTCGACACCGTCCTGCCGTCGGTCGTGAAGATCGAGACGGACAAGGGCGAGGGGTCCGGCGTCGTGTTCGACGACAAGGGGCACATCGTCACGAACGCGCACGTGGTCGCGGGCGCGCAGCGCATCCGGGTGACGGCGGCGAGCGGCGGCGCGCCGATCGAGGCCGACCTGGTCGGGTCCTTCCCGCCGGACGACCTCGCCGTCGTGAAGGCGGACGGCGCGTCCCTCAAGGCCGCGAAATGGGCGGACTCGAGCAAGGCGCAGGTCGGGCAGATCGTGCTGGCGATGGGCAACCCGCTCGGGCTCGCCGGAAGCGTGACGAACGGGATCGTCTCGGCCCTGCACCGGACGGTGTCGACGCAGGGCGAGGGCGACTTCCAGGGCTCGACGATCGCCGACGCGATCCAGACGAGCGCGGCGATCAACCCCGGCAACAGCGGTGGGGCGCTCGTCACGCTGACCGGCGAGGTGATCGGCATCCCGACGGCCGCCGCGTCCGACCCGTCCATCGGCGGCGCGGCGAACGGCATCGGGTTCGCGACGCCGAGCAACACCGTGCGGCGCATCGTGCCGCAGCTCATCCGGGGCGGCGAGGTGACCGACTCCGGACGGGCCGCGCTGGGCGTCGTCGTCCGGACGATCGTCGATCCGGAGAGCGGACGGCAGTCGGCGGTCGCGGTCGTGGAGGTGCTCGAGGGCGGCGGCGCGGCCGGTGCCGGGATCGAGGAGGGGGACCTGATCCTCGCCGTGAACGGGACGCCGACGCCGAACCAGACGGCGCTGACGACCGTCCTCGCGAACCTGAAACCGGGACAGAACGTCACCGTGAAACTTCGCAAACCGGACGGGACGGAACGGCAGGTCAAGGTGACGCTCGGTGAGCTTCCCGCGTCGAACCGGCCCTGAGATAGTCAAGGGATCAACTGTGTCCTGGGGGTTTGCCGACGCGCGCCCGCTCGTTCACCCCTGATTAAGCATGGCGGAGAAGGCTCCCGCGTGATCCCCTCACGCGATCCCCACCAAAGGAGCGTTCATGTCCGTCACCCGTCGTGGAGTGATGAAGGGCGGCGCCGTCGGCGCGATGTCCATCGCGATGGCCGGCAGCCTCGACGCCATCTTCCAGACCTCCGCGGTCGCCGACACCGGCGCGGGCGAAGCCTACGGTTACGGCCCGCTCGTCCCCGACCCCAAGGGCGTTCTCGACCTGCCCGAAGGCTTCACCTACAAGCAGCTGTCGGTGGAGGGCGACACCATCTCCGACGGCGTCAAGGTGCCCGGCCGGCACGACGCCATGGGAACGTTCCCGACCGGCAACGGCAACGAGCTGCTGGTGGTCCGCAACCACGAGCAGACCGCCAGCGGCGTCAAGGCCATCGCCCCGGACGAGCTGGTCTACGACCCCGAGGCGTTCGGCGGCACCACCACGATGACGCTGCGCAACGGCGACGAGCTGAAGTCCCAGT
The nucleotide sequence above comes from Actinomadura algeriensis. Encoded proteins:
- a CDS encoding 2,3,4,5-tetrahydropyridine-2,6-dicarboxylate N-succinyltransferase; translated protein: MTETFTSPISHVIDELWERRADLTPDDADARAAITAAVDQLDAGEARVAFIDPATDEVVVDERAKRSILLSFKVLGMVRSQVGDFQYHDRIPLKSRLDGVRVVPGAIARWGAYLAPGVVLMPSFTNFGAYVDSGTMVDTWATVGSCAQIGKNVHLSGGVGIGGVLEPPNAKPVIVEDEAMIGSRSMIVEGARVGKGAVVGSGTNLSASMPVIDVETGEEISRGRIPDWCVAVGGTRTKEFKGGTFGLPAVLILKRLEEGQRHNKAELNDILRDHGLG
- a CDS encoding 4'-phosphopantetheinyl transferase family protein, with translation MPVLVEWATPTDEPHMRDLLDAAELARHDRFVRPEDKARFVTGRFLARTVLAERTGLAPESITFTTECPHCAGDHGKPRLPGHAIDFSLSHSGDRVVLALVEGAVVGVDVERESDRDIDRLAEMVLSAPERETFAALPPGDRKRAFHVYWSRKESILKATGHGLAAPMSAIHLSAPGDAPEVLSWDDDAAVSPVRLADLSLGSGYAAALAVLTPHPLNVTAGPSSADGRTMSGT
- the dapE gene encoding succinyl-diaminopimelate desuccinylase; translated protein: MRLDLFSDVTDLTAAIVDIESVSGAEGPLADAVEAALRALPHLTVERAGHNVVARTELGRAERVVLAGHLDTVPLNGNLPSRVDGDRLYGCGTTDMKSGVAVALKLAATVPEPTRDITYVFYECEEIEAERNGLRRLAAERPELLAGDFAVLMEPTGALIEGGCQGTLRVEVTATGERAHSARAWMGSNAIHSAGRILDVLRAYEPTRPVVDGLEYHEGLNAVFVRGGVAGNVIPDECVVTVNYRFAPDKSLDDAEAYVRDIFDGFAVKVTDASPAARPGLTHPAADAFVRASGAEVRAKLGWTDVARFAELGVPAVNYGPGEPTLAHTKDEYVEIPLIADCEHRMRAWLTT
- a CDS encoding TetR/AcrR family transcriptional regulator: MTSTAEPRPMRADARRNRRRVLDAARVAFEEGGAEVQMEDIARRAGVGVGTIYRHFPTKQALVDELIDEWLADGAANAAEALRIDDPWEGLAHFVRLSAEVMARNRGLRMVFGDIGLLFDENTGHQNRELHDNATRLLARAHAAGTLRADVGLREFRTLMCGLAMTVSLAGPDERRLYADVFLQGLHT
- a CDS encoding MFS transporter, with protein sequence MAARHRGLALALLTSVQFVLVLDASIVNIALPSIGRDLHFDQADLSWVANAYTLAFGGFLLFGGRVADLVGRRRMFLAGLALFTATSLIGGLAPNAGTLVAARAAQGVGAALAAPAALALIMTLFAPGPERNRALGLFGAVAGAGGAAGAILGGLLTDWFGWAAVLYVNVPIGVAAIALAPVLLPEARDERVRGFDLTGAAAVTGGLALLVYTLVDANEAGWTSARTLGLGGGAAVLLAAFVAVEARVRHPLVPLGIFRNRSLTGGNLAAVLMTMAIFPMFYVMTLYLQQVKGYEPVKAGVAQLPVAIAIGAGSAIGSRLITRFGPRVPVGAALAVAACGLAWFSRMSATGHYAAEALGPAVVMGLGAGVVFVGTAIAATAGASADESGLASGLINTAQQVGGAVGLALVVAVSAHVTEGAFADGEHVLGVALNEGFRAGMLTAAGVALLAAAAALALVPGRTANQGAREEESVPSEKVGHS
- a CDS encoding LOG family protein, whose protein sequence is MTSEDERRSRRQGPAMLRGRAVPPTTTDQRLLDARGPADWVHADPWRVLRIQAEFVEGFGLLAELPKAVSVFGSARTKPGTPEYELAVDIGARLHDAGYAVITGGGPGIMEAANKGCDENGGLSVGLGIELPFEQKLNDHIDIGLEFRYFFVRKTMFVKYSQAFVVLPGGFGTLDELFEAITLVQTKKITRFPIVLVGTEFWGGLLDWVRATMLPSAKISPEDMDLIHLTDDPDEVVKVVIDAHIEQERLMQERAAVEENAEQGVDGT
- a CDS encoding LOG family protein, which translates into the protein MSDSLAVCVFCASSSKIDPRFLDLAAEAGAELARRGHSLVSGGARVSCMGAVARAARAGGARSVGVIPEGLVDLEVSDEDNDELIVTLDMRTRKGEMDRRSDAFLVLPGGIGTLEELFEIWTARTLGMHDKPIVILDPVGVYEPLRELMKGLAEHGFTRPKTFDAVSWASTVPEAFDLLERSQVRIEATPEDYAEAEL
- a CDS encoding S1C family serine protease; the encoded protein is MTRVKGRTASRAAACAVAGGLLLAGCSGGEDGGGDATPAAAGTPVPATGAAASLQQQYQRIVDTVLPSVVKIETDKGEGSGVVFDDKGHIVTNAHVVAGAQRIRVTAASGGAPIEADLVGSFPPDDLAVVKADGASLKAAKWADSSKAQVGQIVLAMGNPLGLAGSVTNGIVSALHRTVSTQGEGDFQGSTIADAIQTSAAINPGNSGGALVTLTGEVIGIPTAAASDPSIGGAANGIGFATPSNTVRRIVPQLIRGGEVTDSGRAALGVVVRTIVDPESGRQSAVAVVEVLEGGGAAGAGIEEGDLILAVNGTPTPNQTALTTVLANLKPGQNVTVKLRKPDGTERQVKVTLGELPASNRP